GTTTCCAAAGGAGTGTAAAAACAGAACACACATcaaacactttttttttaacaaatagaACCCCTATTGAACATCCCCATTCTTCATAATTGGTGCCATTTCTGAAACACTCCAAACTTTCACAGATTTATCAAGACTCCCACTATAAAGCACCCATTTTTTATCACTTCTTGTTGATTCTTTATCCTCTTCAACAGCCAAACATTTCACTGGTCCATTATGTCCTGTCAACATAGACAAACATATATAAACACAACCTTCTTTCCTCCAAACACAAATGTTCTTGTCAGCTGATCCACTAAAAACAAGATTCCCTGCTGATTCAAGACATAACACAGCCAATTTATGACCTTTTAGTACACCCCCATGTGTCCAAATTTTCTTATCTTTTTCCCAAAAATTCACAACACCATCTGATGATCCACAATACACAACAGAACCAGACTTGTTAACTGCTAAAGCAGTAACAGCACATTCTTGATTCAAAAGTGTTTGAACCAAAACATGTCTTATTGTTTTTGGTGTAAATTCCCTTTGCCATATTTTGACAGTACCATCAGCTGAACCCGTGTACACGACACCATCAGCACTAGCTACTACTGAATTAACAGCATCGTCGTGTGCTTTAACAGATTCAAGACATTTTGAACTGTCAGCTCTCCATACTTTGAATGTTCTGTCCCATGAAGCAGAGTATAATAGGCCATGGTTATGGTCCATGCTTAAACAAGAAATTGCATCCCAATGTTTAATCCAAATAGAAGCTTTGTTGTGTTTTGCTGACATGAAATAATTGCTTGGCCTAATTGAAGCCTTGAAAATGTCAAAGAATGTTGGTAGAGTTCCAGCAGGCTTGAAACTACTAGGATTGTTAGGTTGTACCTATTGAGATGTATAATACAATTACGTAAATAAAAGTATGCTCTTGTAACTCGTAATAGTTCAAATTTTCAGATGAGATAGTCATATGAGTTTGTGAGGGAGGAAATCCAAAAAATGCAAGACTACCAGAgtaaattcaaatatgcaatagaAACTTTAGGAAGTTTCACTCCCTTCTTCCATGCTGAGTCACAAGCAGCGCCTCAAAAAGCATAGACGAGTCACATGTAGGGAAATTTTCACGTGTGATTCTTTTCGGAGAAGGTTTTTTTCGTGTTATCAAagatttaaaaatgaaatagatAGTGAGTGACTGATTGAATTGATCAGGTCATGTAGGAACAAGGGTAACCTCTGCTCTCCCACTTTCTTCTATTCAAAAGGCGAATAACCCTTAAAATTCTCTCATAACAAGGACattcaaaaatttatatatttcctccgtcccaatttatgtgacatatttttttttaatttatcataGAAAGAATGTCACCTTTTAATATTTAGAAacaatatcattttttattttcatttcacTTTTAATGAGACATTTATAGCTATACAAATGTCTAAGTTTTATTATagacaaaaaattcaaaatctacTTTTCTTCCTTAAATTTTATACAGAGTCAAACAATATAACACATAAATTAGGACATATACGCAAAGaaaacattaattatttttacccTATTCATGCGGTATAATTTTTCTAAGAGAGGGTTTCAATTGAACCCCAAATTCATTACATGCATCTCCATCGTTGCACACAAGACAAGTGGTCTTGGTACAATTCTCACCGCCAACcattatcaaaataaatttcCACATGCTTGCCcttaaaaaatcaaaccaacacATGAAGAAACATGTTGAAAtataacatgattaaacaaATAATAGtatcactattttttttataaaaaaaaaactcgaaTTTCAATAGATATCTCACATTTCCCATCGGAAATTGgcgtaaaaaaaataatgtgtgTTCTATCTAACAAATTAGACGAGATGGTCACAGAATTCAACAGTACCTTCCAAACACGAACTTTTCCATCTTGATGACCGGTGAAAATCTTGTCTCCAGAAATAATAATGGCTTTAACAAGACCACTATTTGATTTAAAAGCTGAAAATTCCTTCATATCCTTCCACACACGTATATTTTTGCTATCAGAACCTGTATAAAGAAGATCATTTTTTGTAGCCAAAGAATAAATATGTCCTTCTTCACGAACAAGTGAACCAATTAGACAAATTTTGTGGTTATTTTTCGAAACATCGTCATCGTCGTCATCGTCATTATCACACAAATTTGTAGCATTTAAATTACAACTTTGGTTCCATGGTGACATATTCATAGGAGAATATTCATAACTAAGACGATCATAACCAGAAAATTTGTTTTTTCGATTAAAATCATCGTCATTCATCGTAGAGGACATGTTTAATTAAATCAAagggatttttttaatttttattttgtatagaGGGAATTAAATTATGGtggattatggatttatttggTTTGTTGTATTTGACATTCTAGTTGTTTTTCCaccataaaagaaaaaagaagagaattttttttgacGTTTAAAATatgagaagaaaagaagagaaaatgatGGAAAGGAAAATTAAGGAATTTGGAGAGAATGGATGAGAAGTTTTGTAGGGAATATGAAAGGAGGGGAATTGAAGAGGATATTATTATGaatttataataatatgggAATGGATATGAAGGGTTTATAAGATCTTGACACACATAAATATATAGGTAGCGATACTCATATAAtgtaattcaaaaataaatactaaaGTGCATAAAGCTCATCGAACGAGCTAGCCTCAACAACTAGTTAGAATTTGAACTTATGAGTTATGAAGTAAGTTAATTATCGAACCACCTTCATAATACTTACATACATTAGAATCTTTCTTTATATCAAGGAATTCAAGTCTTCATATATAGTTTTTTTAGAAAAACCTCTTTAATTTTACCCTATTTCTAGAAAAGGAGTATGATATTTCGGTAGAGAGTATGTGATTGAATCCCAGCCATCTTTTATGCACCTCGATTAGTTTCACGGAGTACATGTCTCCTCCCACCAACAATAGATACCAGATAACTCTATCCATCAAAACTAGATCCCTCCTTATTTTGCTTTTGCTCCGCctctatatataaaaaaagggcagcccggtgcactaaggctcctgctatgcgcagggtccggggaagggcctgaccacaagggtctattgtacgcagccttaccttgcatttctgccagaggctgtttccaaggcttgaacccgtgacctcctggtcacatggcagcaactttaccagttggCCAATCCTATAAGTTTTTGTAAGAGCTTGTTACATTGGGCAATTAAAGCAAGAAATATTAACtatgaaaaaaagaattaaCTTTTAGAAAACTCATTTTGAAGGTCTCTTATGACATTACCTTGAGGACTCTTTTAAAGTGGATTAAAACCTCATATCTTTCCTTTACAATATCATGTAAATTTATCGGAGATCTGAGAGGCTCGCTTGAAAATATTGCACTTATATATCTTTGGAAGAGTGTTCACATCAATAGGTTTCAGAAGAGTAGAAATTGTGTAAGATAATATAACACATACACAAATATCACGTTCGACTTGAATTgcatgaataaaataaattgaacgtTTACATTCGTTGCACAAAAATTTTTAAAACGTCAATCATAGTTAATTAATTTGTACTCTCTCCTCTATTAAGCGTTGTtcataataaattaatattctctttgttttattttatttatctcatAATTTTAATTTGGCGCAAAATCTTATTAACAAATGAAGTCTTTTGAAATATGCAGTGTTCTTaaatatttcatgatatttGTACCATTATAAATTGTTTGAAATTTATAGTATTAAACTTGTTATATCATTTGTTTAACTTCatttatctcaatttatgtggcattcttttcttttttagtcaGTCGATTCATACCCAAAAAGAATGATATCACTCTATTATTTTATAACAACTTAACTTTAAACTCTTTATTTAATCTTTAACGAAATAATTTATAGTCATACAAATATTCAAAGACTTTAtttagaccacaaattttaatatatatttttttcattttaaaacttCGTGTGCACTATCAAACACCTTCATGTAAACTGCGACGAAAAACTATAATTGTGtgtgaataattttttattttttaaggatGAAATGAGTTGCAATGGAACCTCCATACCATTCATGAGCTGCCAGGTGAGGAGTTGGAGAATCATACGATTACCTTTTTAAGGTGAAACACAAGAGGCAATAAAGCATAACAAGCTgcaaaaagtaagaaaaaattaatcCAATCATTGCATTTCTATCCGTGAACTATgacttttttttctctcttgtcCATTCGATATTCGGTATTTATTTTGAGGTtcgattaatttgaatttgtggAGAAAAATCTTACGTTGAAGGATAAAACACTCCCTATCAAAGTCGACTTGATATTCAAGACTCAAATCTGAAATATCTGATTAAGGATGAAGGAGTAGCTACCACTCCACACGACAATTAAATATATTGGTGTTCAATATCTTTTTGGAGGCCTGATTAATTTGAATTCGTGCCGGAATATCTTTATTTTGAAGGATAAAACACTTCTTATCAAAGATGACTCGATACctaagacttgaatttgagatatcTAATTAAGGATAAAGATTACTTATCACTCCCCCGCAATCACCGGTGTTTTGTATCCTTTTTGATGCTCAATTAATCTAAATTTGCATAGAAGAATCTTACTTTGAAGGATAATTAAAGCACTTTCTACGACTCGATACCCAAGACTCGAATCCGAGATATCTGATTCAAGATGGAAGTACTTACCAACCCACCACAATATTGGTGATACCGATGTTAGATATCTTTTTTGAGGCCCCATTAATCCAGATTCACATTGAGAAGTCTGACTTTGAaggataaaatatttcatatcaAAGGCGATTCCATACTCAAATTCGaattcaaaatctcaaggaTAAAAACGTATTTGTATGTTATACTCCATTACAATCTTTGTCGATAAGAATGAACGATGACTTGTCAATCTACATAACCTATATATAGTTTGTCATTCACGCCCCCTATTCTCCTTGAAAAATATAAGTCGTTGGAAAGACTATGacaaaacatataaataaaaatgataacaaAAATAATGAGTGGCTCTAAGACTTGAATTCAAAAAATTTCTATTCTAGAGAACACTTTTAGGAATTCGAAAAACCCCAAAATATACAAAGTTATAACTGGAGTTTACGGAATACTTTTtaacaaattattattatttttagcgatatttttttatttattatcatctcTAGCAATATATAGTATTATATATTAAACGGAAAAGGACCTAAAATACTCCTCAACTATGTGAATTGGtacaaaattattcttcatcTACCTATCGGACCTAAAATGCCCCTCACGTTAACCTTTAGGCTCTGTTTTACCATTATCTCTAACAGTCTAAATATTAAAGATAATTAGCAATTTTATTAATGACATGTCACTATCCTATTGGAtaacctaatatttaattaaatcaattttttaaaaccccAAAATCCATACCCACCCGCTCCACCCAAAAGTCCCACACGTTCACCATTTACGGGTGGGGCTTTTGGGTGGAGCGGGTGGGTATGGATTTTggggttttaaaaaattgatttaattaaatattaggttaTCCAATAGGATAGTGACATGTCATTAATAAAATTGCTAATTATCTTTAATATTTAGACTGTTAGAGATAATGGTAAAACAGAGCCTAAAGGTTAACGTGAGGGGCATTTTAGGTCCGATATGTAGATGAAAGGTATTTTTGTACCAATTCGCATAGTTGAGGGGTATTGTAGGCGGCCCTTTTTCGTAtgttaaaagtaaattatgcatacaatataaatatattataagtgttttaaaatatagtaTGTTTGTTTGGTAAAACAAAATCcatataatgtattataagtgtattaaaaatgtggtaaatgtattatccataaataaaacttgtattatatgtattttataaatTGTTCTCTGTAATATCTATtagaattgtattataagtgtagtgaaaaaaatgttattgctataaatggtaaatatatTCTTAATATAACATATCTATGTAACTTTCCCATTTTAAGAATTTAACTAGAGCTGTTTAAAATCGAATTGAACCCGATAATCCGAATCAAAAAAATGCTATTGATATATCaatattgaattattgatttaataGTTTGACaatgattttgattttattttttatcgaattatgataattttttcttaGCAGATTAACCTATAACTCGATAATAGTTGAGGATAACTCTTGTAGGTTCATTATGTTTTATTACTCAAGTAGTGCAAATAATACTAAATCAATTGGTTCCTTTTGGATCAAACATTATgctcattattttcttcttgcaATTGATCTTCATAATATTGTTAATACTTATTCTAAACAAGTATTATCATATTCAATTTAATGAAACTAAATTTTTAGGCGCAAATTACTTGATAATTATTGAAATACCCTATTAGATTCAATTATCACATTGTTTGCAAGTGATTTTGGATAAGGAAAACTTTTCATGTATAATTTTAACAGTTAACTCAATAACAATCAATACCGATTAACCAATAATCAATATCTTAACGGTTCTTTAACAATTTAATATGTCTATTAACCGATAACCTTCAAAACCAAACTAATCCAACATATTCGCAGTTCTAAATTTAACAATCAATATGTATGCATAACCAAATTATACATACAGTGTAATGTTATAGCAAAAGTATAAATGTGGGCCTCACCATTGATTGATGCCATGCAGTGCAAGAGACACTAGTAAAGGGGAGTGGACTTCAAGGCATCACTAGTGAAAACACTTCTTCAATAATAACTAATGGATTAATTGATACAGAGTACGATAAAACATTTCTTCCTCCACAGTAGTTAAACTTAGAATAAAAAAACTCAGATAACCCACACAGTAGCTTAAAAGAAAACATTACAGAACAAAACCGGCAAGGGCGATACACGCAAATGCTCTACAGAATACAAATAGACAACAAAATACAAACTCTACAACCTTCTTTTCCTAACAACTAAAACTAGAATCGAACTCACAAAAAGCTTCTTTACATGGATGCCAAAAGATCGCGCATTTCTGAGACAGATGGGACATTCTCACTGGGGTATATCTTGGCTACAAGCTGAGCAAAACTTTCGTACTTGTCCAAGAACTCCTTCTGCAAGAATACGAATGTTGTAGATAAATTTGCTATACGAAAAATGAACCAAAGGAAGATAGAGATCAACAAAAGCCTAGGCACAAAGTAAACTTTAAAAGTAACTCAAAAATTGGACGCAAGATTTCAATGTTACAGGACAATGCAATTGAAAAAGGACTTAAATATGTCTCCATTGTACCACAGGTccattaattatgatttatgtttatATAATCACTAGTGTAACTCCAGCTTTAAAAATGGCACTATTTTTATCACTTCTCCAGTTCACTGTCCATCTCGTCATAAAGCGAGGATTAAGTTCTTTAATAAGAGAACTCGGACAAGCCAATGGCCAGAGGATTCCCCTGGATTGTCTCACCAGTTTTGTGGCGTGAGTCACACAAGGCACCGTATAATTTATTTCTCATCGAGATTTTCAAGTGATTAATTTCAATACCCAATTTTGATAGATATACCTTGCATTTATCCCATAATGAAGGCAGCAACTCCTCTGAGGTTAAGTTCTTCTGCAATCTCTTATACATTGCACTGATGGACTTATCCACCTATAGAACCAAAGTTTGAACATATATCAAAGACCCCGAAATGTAAGGCATATAAGTGACATTTTTTAGGTTAGAAAAGATAGAACATCAATTGAGGACATTGACAGACTTACCCCAGATAAACTAGATTTTACCACCTTCCGAAGATCCATCTTTGACAGCCCAAGTTGGAATGGaatctaaaatatataaaagcatAGATCATTAGCAACAGATGATCTATTGACGCAGTCAAATAAGAAGCATTTGCATTTAAAGTCAATATAAACATCACGCAAGTGCAAATATGGAACAAAACAGTTCTTTGTTACTTCAAAAGGAGGAAAGGGAATAACCCAGCTACAAATACGGGAACCAAATTTTAGCTCAGTGTCAGCTTAAACTTTAACAATGTCAGCAATGCAAACCTAAAGTTCCATCTGCCGAAGAAAGAATACAATTTTATTCCCGTATTAGTAATTTAATATCATGTACTGGCTCAAATTCGTATCAACTTAATAACAAAGAAGGAAACTAATTAACAAGCAATATTGTCCTCATGCAAGAAAAATTAAGATACCCTTAAGAGGAGGGAAGACGATAAATGCTGTAACAAAAAGAGAAAGTAATCTAACCTCTTCAGGCGGGATTGTGTACATCAAATCCTCAATTCTTCGAACGAACTGAAAAAGTCGCTCAAATTGCTGTCGGAAAGTATAGGTTTAAGGTATATCAtcagaaagacttgaacctaAAGAAGTTACTAGTAACAATAAAAGTAGCAAAGAAAACATTACAAAATCAAGAAGCAAGAAATAGGGAAGCTTACATAGAATATAATCACGTTGATATGGCGTGTGCAAGCTTGTTCATAAGATTCACTAGCTTCATGATAGAATTTCGCTAATGTCGGCACCATATTAGCCAGGTCATAAAGACTGCACAACTGCTTCCCATCAGCACACTAACTGATTTGACGGAATAGAATATGGAATAGAGTTCTGAAAGCAACATTAGAACAATACCTATTCTGAAATGCTGCATAGTTTTCTAAAAGCATAATGTCCTCATATTTTGGGTCTGCTTTAGCAATTTTATCCAAAGTAAGGAACATTGTAG
This Solanum dulcamara chromosome 1, daSolDulc1.2, whole genome shotgun sequence DNA region includes the following protein-coding sequences:
- the LOC129890032 gene encoding protein JINGUBANG-like; this encodes MSSTMNDDDFNRKNKFSGYDRLSYEYSPMNMSPWNQSCNLNATNLCDNDDDDDDDVSKNNHKICLIGSLVREEGHIYSLATKNDLLYTGSDSKNIRVWKDMKEFSAFKSNSGLVKAIIISGDKIFTGHQDGKVRVWKVQPNNPSSFKPAGTLPTFFDIFKASIRPSNYFMSAKHNKASIWIKHWDAISCLSMDHNHGLLYSASWDRTFKVWRADSSKCLESVKAHDDAVNSVVASADGVVYTGSADGTVKIWQREFTPKTIRHVLVQTLLNQECAVTALAVNKSGSVVYCGSSDGVVNFWEKDKKIWTHGGVLKGHKLAVLCLESAGNLVFSGSADKNICVWRKEGCVYICLSMLTGHNGPVKCLAVEEDKESTRSDKKWVLYSGSLDKSVKVWSVSEMAPIMKNGDVQ